The DNA region CGGCGTCCACGTCGTTCACCACGACTGCTGCGCCGGCATCCGCGAGAGCGATGGCGTAGGCGCGGCCGAGGCTGCGCCCTGCGCCCGTGACGATGGCCGATCGACCGTCGAGCCTGATGGCGCTCACCGGTAGTGCCTCAGGATGAGCTCCGCGTAGACGGCGGGCTTGGCCGATCCCTCGACCTCGAATGTCAGGGCGAGTTTCACCTGCCAGCCTCCGCTGATCTCGGTCACGTCCGCGACCTCGCCGCGCACCCGGATGCGGGAGCCCGAAGGCACGGGGCTCGGGAACCGGATCTTGTCGAATCCGTAGACGATGCCCGTGGAGGTGCCGCTGACGCGGTAGATCTCGCGCAGGTGGGGGACCACCATGCTGAGGGTGAGCATCCCGTGCGCGATGCGCCCGCCGAAGGGCGACTTGGCGGCGGCCTCCGCGTCGACGTGGATCGGGTTGTCGTCGCCCGACAGCTGCGCGTAGATGTCGATGTCCTCCTGCGGGATCTCCCGCCACGTCGAGGGACCGAACGTCGCGCCGGCGATGTCGCCGACCTCGTCGATCGTCACGAACACGTGGGGTG from Microbacterium sp. zg-B185 includes:
- a CDS encoding MaoC family dehydratase, whose amino-acid sequence is MTESPHVFVTIDEVGDIAGATFGPSTWREIPQEDIDIYAQLSGDDNPIHVDAEAAAKSPFGGRIAHGMLTLSMVVPHLREIYRVSGTSTGIVYGFDKIRFPSPVPSGSRIRVRGEVADVTEISGGWQVKLALTFEVEGSAKPAVYAELILRHYR